One Micromonospora craniellae genomic region harbors:
- a CDS encoding erythromycin esterase family protein, with amino-acid sequence MLVHRLGAPSDLDPLLERVRDVRVVMIGEATHGSHDYYRIREQLTRRLIAECGFSFVAVEGDWPDCDRVNSSVTAAPGGAVEPQTTLERFERWPTWMWSNAETARFCRWLRAWNLERPEPSRVGFHGLDVYSLWESMQAIFDYLGEEDPASLEAAQDAYRCFEPYGKQVEEYGLASRFVSARCEQEVVRLLARTREHAATDGPGAFSAWQNAEVVAGAERYYREMVAGGPGSWNIRDGHMADTLDRLLDRYGPGARGVVWAHNTHVGDARATDMAADGMLNIGQLARERYGPDGVVLIGFGSYRGTVTAAPRWGSPAEAMVVPPARPGSLEHRLHELMPDRAVLVFGGPDQPGWVTDALDHRAIGVVYDPSFESWGNYVPTRLGERYDAFVWCDETSALHPLPALTTLGEMETYPAGV; translated from the coding sequence ATGCTGGTACACCGGCTCGGCGCGCCGAGCGACCTCGACCCGTTGCTGGAGCGAGTCCGGGACGTCCGGGTGGTGATGATCGGCGAGGCGACGCACGGGAGCCACGACTACTACCGCATCCGCGAACAGCTCACCCGGCGGTTGATCGCCGAATGCGGGTTCAGTTTCGTCGCGGTGGAGGGCGACTGGCCGGACTGCGACCGGGTGAACAGTTCGGTGACCGCTGCGCCGGGTGGCGCGGTCGAGCCGCAGACCACGCTGGAGCGCTTCGAGCGCTGGCCGACGTGGATGTGGTCCAACGCCGAGACGGCCCGGTTCTGTCGCTGGCTGCGGGCCTGGAACCTGGAGCGGCCCGAGCCGTCCCGGGTCGGGTTCCACGGTCTCGACGTGTACAGCCTCTGGGAGTCGATGCAGGCGATCTTCGACTATCTCGGCGAGGAGGATCCCGCATCGCTGGAGGCGGCCCAGGACGCGTACCGGTGCTTCGAGCCGTACGGCAAGCAGGTCGAGGAGTACGGCCTGGCGAGTCGCTTCGTCTCCGCCCGCTGCGAGCAGGAGGTGGTGCGGCTGCTGGCGCGTACCCGGGAACACGCCGCCACCGACGGGCCGGGCGCCTTCTCGGCCTGGCAGAACGCGGAGGTGGTGGCCGGCGCGGAGCGGTACTACCGGGAGATGGTGGCCGGCGGGCCGGGGTCGTGGAACATCCGGGACGGCCACATGGCCGATACCCTGGACCGGTTGCTGGACCGATACGGGCCGGGCGCCCGGGGCGTCGTCTGGGCGCACAACACCCACGTCGGCGACGCGCGGGCCACCGACATGGCCGCCGACGGGATGCTCAACATCGGCCAGCTCGCCCGGGAACGCTACGGACCGGACGGGGTGGTCCTGATCGGGTTCGGCAGCTATCGCGGCACGGTGACGGCCGCGCCGCGCTGGGGTTCCCCGGCCGAGGCGATGGTGGTGCCGCCGGCCCGCCCCGGTTCGCTGGAGCACCGGCTGCACGAGCTGATGCCGGATCGGGCGGTGCTGGTCTTCGGCGGGCCGGACCAGCCGGGCTGGGTCACCGACGCGCTCGACCACCGGGCGATCGGTGTGGTCTACGACCCGTCGTTCGAGTCCTGGGGCAACTACGTGCCGACCCGGCTCGGGGAGCGGTACGACGCCTTCGTCTGGTGTGACGAGACCAGCGCCCTGCACCCGCTGCCCGCGCTGACCACCCTGGGTGAGATGGAGACGTACCCCGCCGGCGTCTGA
- a CDS encoding MMPL family transporter: MATLLYRLGRSSMRRRRLVAAIWLVVLVGLGLAAATLRGPTASNFTMPGTESQRALDLLAEQFPAASGATGTIAVKAPAEGQLGTPEGQAVIQSVTQEATAVPGVLAAVDPFQVGAVSPDGRYALVQVQFGGGAEQITEEQREAYGQVGTQAQAQGWQVAPGGEVLNAEPEVGSTEAIGVAVALIVLVITFGSLVAAGMTMLNALIGVGVGMAGLFALSSVVELTSTAPILALMLGLAVGIDYSLFITSRYRQNLLEGLPADEAIGRAVGTAGSAVVFAGATVVIALAGLSVVNIPFLTVMGLAAAGTVTIAVLVAITLQPALLGFAGRRVLPRRLRTGTPQATDGDQTAPETAGSGVGPDAATITGEDRSAFGFRWATFLTRFRIPVILAGVIGLGLLALPATDMRLALPDAGTAPAGSAPRVANDLITEGFGPGFTGRLAVVVSGDDAQATAAAVPQVATLVQNTENVLAVAPPQLSPDGRTALLGVIPQTGPTDPATETMVQEIRTAVDDVQGADVLLTGVTAIGIDISEKLSDAMPVYLALVVGLSILLLMLVFRSVLVPVKAALGFLLTVAATFGLTVAVFQQGHLADLVGLDTPGPLISFLPILLIGILFGLAMDYEVFLVSRMREDFVHGDTAEQATINGMGHGARVVTAAALIMTSVFGGFVFLDDPVIKSMGFALAIGVAIDAFVVRMTIVPAVMSLLGKVAWWLPRRLDRILPNVDIEGEKLRAMLDDKAHAGR, from the coding sequence ATGGCGACCCTGCTCTACCGGCTTGGCCGGAGTTCGATGCGCCGACGGCGGCTCGTGGCCGCGATCTGGCTCGTCGTACTCGTCGGGCTCGGCCTGGCCGCAGCAACCCTGCGCGGCCCGACGGCCAGCAACTTCACCATGCCCGGGACCGAGTCGCAGCGCGCTCTCGACCTGCTCGCCGAGCAGTTCCCGGCGGCGTCCGGCGCGACCGGCACGATCGCCGTCAAGGCGCCCGCCGAGGGACAACTCGGCACACCCGAAGGCCAGGCGGTGATCCAGTCGGTCACCCAGGAGGCCACGGCAGTGCCCGGCGTACTCGCCGCCGTTGACCCGTTCCAGGTCGGCGCCGTCTCGCCGGACGGCCGGTACGCGCTGGTCCAGGTGCAGTTCGGCGGTGGCGCCGAGCAGATCACCGAGGAGCAGCGGGAAGCGTACGGGCAGGTCGGCACCCAGGCCCAGGCGCAGGGCTGGCAGGTCGCCCCCGGCGGTGAGGTGCTCAACGCCGAGCCCGAGGTGGGCTCGACCGAGGCGATCGGTGTCGCGGTCGCCCTGATCGTCCTGGTGATCACCTTCGGCTCGCTGGTAGCGGCCGGGATGACCATGCTCAACGCGCTGATCGGTGTCGGCGTCGGCATGGCCGGCCTGTTCGCGCTCAGCAGCGTGGTCGAGTTGACCAGCACCGCGCCGATCCTCGCGCTGATGCTCGGCCTCGCCGTCGGCATCGACTACTCGCTCTTCATCACCTCCCGCTACCGGCAGAACCTCCTCGAAGGGCTGCCCGCCGACGAGGCGATCGGTCGAGCGGTGGGCACCGCCGGGTCGGCGGTGGTCTTCGCCGGGGCCACCGTGGTCATCGCCCTCGCCGGGCTGTCGGTGGTGAACATCCCGTTCCTGACCGTGATGGGTCTGGCCGCGGCCGGCACGGTGACCATCGCGGTGCTGGTGGCGATCACCCTGCAACCGGCACTGCTCGGCTTCGCCGGCCGTCGGGTGCTGCCCCGCCGGCTGCGTACGGGCACTCCGCAGGCCACCGACGGCGACCAGACCGCGCCGGAGACGGCCGGGAGCGGCGTCGGCCCCGACGCGGCCACCATCACCGGCGAGGACCGCTCGGCGTTCGGGTTCCGCTGGGCGACGTTCCTCACCCGCTTCCGGATCCCCGTGATCCTGGCCGGAGTGATCGGACTCGGTCTGCTCGCGCTGCCCGCCACGGACATGCGTCTCGCCCTGCCCGACGCCGGCACCGCGCCGGCGGGCTCGGCTCCCCGGGTCGCCAACGACCTGATCACCGAGGGCTTCGGGCCGGGCTTCACCGGTCGTCTCGCGGTGGTCGTGTCCGGCGACGACGCGCAGGCCACCGCCGCCGCCGTGCCGCAGGTGGCCACCCTGGTGCAGAACACCGAGAACGTACTGGCAGTGGCTCCGCCGCAGCTCAGCCCGGACGGCCGGACCGCACTGCTCGGGGTGATCCCGCAGACCGGCCCGACCGACCCGGCCACCGAGACCATGGTGCAGGAGATCCGTACGGCGGTCGACGACGTCCAGGGCGCCGACGTACTGCTGACCGGCGTGACCGCGATCGGCATCGACATCTCGGAGAAGCTCTCCGACGCGATGCCGGTCTACCTGGCCCTGGTGGTCGGCCTGTCGATCCTGCTGCTGATGCTGGTGTTCCGGTCGGTGCTGGTGCCGGTCAAGGCGGCGCTGGGCTTCCTGCTCACCGTGGCGGCCACCTTCGGCCTCACGGTCGCGGTGTTCCAGCAGGGGCACCTGGCCGATCTTGTCGGCCTGGACACCCCGGGCCCACTGATCAGCTTCCTGCCGATCCTGCTGATCGGCATCCTGTTCGGCCTGGCCATGGATTACGAGGTCTTCCTGGTCTCCCGGATGCGGGAGGACTTCGTGCACGGCGACACCGCCGAGCAGGCCACCATCAACGGGATGGGGCACGGTGCCCGGGTGGTCACCGCCGCCGCGCTGATCATGACGTCGGTCTTCGGTGGCTTCGTCTTCCTCGACGACCCGGTCATCAAGTCGATGGGTTTCGCGCTCGCCATCGGTGTGGCCATCGACGCCTTCGTGGTCCGGATGACCATCGTCCCGGCGGTGATGTCGCTGCTCGGCAAGGTGGCCTGGTGGTTGCCGCGCCGGCTGGACCGGATCCTGCCCAACGTCGATATCGAGGGCGAGAAGCTGCGCGCCATGCTCGACGACAAGGCGCACGCCGGCCGGTGA
- a CDS encoding TetR/AcrR family transcriptional regulator — translation MARPTQQTHDEILAAATRRFAATGYRGTSLQDIAREVGCSKAAVLYHFANKEAILTELMAPAIEVLQALDDRIAAQADPARAQQVVTEGFVDLAVRFRGEIALLRCEFPELLQQPDFAHIHEISERLIDALAGRSARASARICALVLLAGIAETCGQFAEVSDEDLRAALLALLRRALEPAH, via the coding sequence ATGGCCCGCCCGACCCAGCAGACCCACGACGAGATCCTCGCCGCTGCCACCCGGCGCTTCGCTGCCACCGGCTACCGGGGCACCTCGTTGCAGGACATCGCGCGCGAGGTCGGCTGCTCCAAGGCTGCGGTGCTCTACCACTTCGCCAACAAGGAGGCGATCCTCACCGAGCTGATGGCACCCGCGATCGAGGTGTTGCAGGCGTTGGACGACCGGATCGCCGCGCAGGCCGACCCCGCCCGCGCCCAGCAGGTCGTCACCGAGGGCTTCGTCGACCTCGCGGTCCGGTTCCGTGGCGAGATCGCCCTGCTCCGTTGCGAGTTCCCGGAACTGCTGCAACAACCCGACTTCGCGCACATCCACGAGATCTCCGAGCGACTCATCGACGCCTTGGCCGGGCGCTCCGCCCGGGCCTCGGCCCGGATCTGCGCGCTGGTGCTGCTCGCCGGCATCGCGGAGACCTGCGGACAGTTCGCCGAGGTGTCCGACGAAGACCTGCGGGCCGCCCTGCTCGCGCTGCTGCGCCGGGCGTTGGAGCCCGCCCACTGA
- a CDS encoding isocitrate lyase/phosphoenolpyruvate mutase family protein encodes MTFTVIDRANALRALHRPGDPIVLPNAWDAGSARAVADAGFAAVATGSAAVAESLGYADGERLG; translated from the coding sequence ATGACCTTTACTGTGATCGATCGGGCGAATGCGCTGCGCGCGCTGCACCGCCCTGGTGACCCCATCGTCCTGCCCAACGCCTGGGACGCCGGCTCGGCCCGGGCCGTGGCCGACGCCGGATTCGCCGCCGTCGCCACCGGCAGCGCCGCCGTCGCCGAGTCGCTCGGCTACGCCGACGGCGAGCGCCTGGGCTGA
- a CDS encoding DNA polymerase domain-containing protein translates to MSRADETRDGVALTNLDQALFDGSGAIKRDLVDYLDAVADRLVPHLRGLPLSVVRVRPGQPPFMQKNLPRYTPDWVRRVPVWAEASRREIAYALCDDRRTLLWFANQRAVEYHPTLAVVDDLSRPTHLVLDLDPPSDGGFAEGVAAALLVRQALADAGLAGAVKTSGAKGVHVFVPIAAGPDAEELAAATRALAARAERLDPALATTAFIREDRAGKVFVDPTRSGGATVVSVYSPRLRPGVPVSFPVPWADLESVTPADFTIRTVPGLLAERDLWAEGMPSPQPLPADLVEEGRTIPVPRVQAMHEGRRRARAPRAEGG, encoded by the coding sequence ATGAGTCGGGCGGACGAGACCCGGGACGGCGTGGCGCTGACCAACCTCGACCAGGCGCTCTTCGACGGGTCCGGCGCGATCAAGCGGGACCTGGTCGACTACCTGGACGCGGTCGCCGACCGGCTCGTCCCGCACCTGCGCGGTCTGCCGCTGTCGGTGGTCCGGGTACGTCCCGGCCAGCCGCCGTTCATGCAGAAGAACCTGCCGCGGTACACCCCCGACTGGGTACGCCGGGTGCCGGTCTGGGCCGAGGCGTCGCGCCGGGAGATCGCGTACGCGCTCTGCGACGACCGTCGTACCCTGCTCTGGTTCGCCAACCAGCGCGCGGTGGAGTACCACCCGACGCTGGCGGTCGTCGACGACCTGAGCCGTCCCACGCACCTGGTGCTCGACCTCGACCCGCCGTCCGACGGCGGCTTCGCCGAAGGTGTGGCCGCCGCGCTGCTGGTCCGCCAGGCCCTCGCCGACGCCGGGCTGGCCGGCGCGGTGAAGACCAGCGGCGCCAAGGGGGTACACGTCTTCGTACCGATCGCGGCCGGTCCCGACGCGGAGGAACTGGCCGCCGCCACCCGGGCCCTCGCGGCTCGGGCGGAACGGCTGGACCCGGCGCTGGCGACCACCGCGTTCATCCGCGAGGACCGGGCGGGCAAGGTCTTCGTCGACCCGACCCGGTCCGGCGGCGCCACCGTCGTGTCCGTCTACAGCCCTCGACTGCGGCCCGGTGTGCCGGTGTCCTTTCCGGTGCCCTGGGCCGACCTGGAGTCGGTGACCCCCGCGGACTTCACCATCCGGACGGTGCCCGGCCTGCTGGCGGAGCGGGACCTGTGGGCCGAGGGGATGCCGTCCCCACAGCCGCTCCCGGCCGACCTGGTCGAGGAGGGCCGGACCATCCCGGTACCCCGGGTGCAGGCCATGCACGAGGGCCGGCGCCGGGCCCGCGCCCCACGCGCCGAGGGCGGCTGA
- a CDS encoding DoxX family membrane protein, with protein sequence MTIHHGTRRSIERPLEHAEMPGAMLTVTAARALAVLRVATGLIFLWAFLDKTFGFGYATPAERAWLNGGSPTRGFLANVEVGPLQSISHTIAGTWWANVLFMVGLAAIGVALVAGVGLRVAAVSGTVMMALMWLAEFPLARFTAAGDPTGSTNPLVDYHLIYAVALIALAAAYAGHTWGLGRIWARLPFVQRHRWMI encoded by the coding sequence ATGACCATTCACCACGGCACCCGACGATCGATCGAACGGCCGCTGGAGCACGCCGAGATGCCCGGCGCCATGCTCACCGTCACCGCCGCGCGGGCGCTGGCCGTGCTGCGGGTCGCCACCGGCCTGATCTTCCTCTGGGCCTTCCTCGACAAGACCTTCGGCTTCGGGTACGCCACCCCGGCCGAGCGGGCCTGGCTCAACGGTGGCTCCCCCACCCGGGGCTTCCTCGCCAACGTGGAGGTGGGCCCGTTGCAGTCGATCTCCCACACGATCGCCGGCACCTGGTGGGCCAACGTGCTGTTCATGGTCGGTCTGGCCGCCATCGGCGTCGCCCTGGTGGCCGGTGTCGGGCTGCGCGTCGCCGCCGTGTCGGGCACCGTGATGATGGCGCTGATGTGGTTGGCCGAGTTCCCGTTGGCCCGGTTCACCGCCGCTGGCGACCCGACCGGCTCGACCAACCCGCTGGTCGACTACCACCTGATCTACGCGGTGGCGCTGATCGCCCTCGCCGCCGCGTACGCCGGACACACCTGGGGTCTGGGGCGGATCTGGGCCCGTCTGCCCTTCGTGCAGCGGCACCGCTGGATGATCTGA